In Lewinellaceae bacterium, a single window of DNA contains:
- a CDS encoding HYR domain-containing protein, with protein sequence MNKIYLLSILAAGLVNVAYSQYTTPSVSISARVGQVTSYEGSATNLNSCWELGQEQYTAYVSFQINAGGFEYRSDCLTCNRDGNCTYGNGNTAQDLAARHLVSNTVHPYVNVLGTRLEAWEDDDYADDPFLPLRCEYNNHSGVNTDDCYAELSGLFGFRHQFPSSENVYNTSPTFGNSNHTWNIEYNWRYAYDPYDNDPLDIPCDYYESVTGIAGNIDAWVLNLTAGETYEFKVTSGADPFLRIYSSDGHTPVAQNDGYTNLLPRIVYTPSQSGIYFIEVSESSRSWLTQDATLLFKVVPPAVPVLTASETLVCRGTPVTLNLAAATSGAYVKKIQYCNSGGCDEESEWHDLVAGDTYVWNSGVSNGPFDYNYWFRGILEGICNVPSPIVHVELMDSRPTIVYGEAPIVCPGDSYSMAAVYDGARSCSIQWEKSDTGPTSGWSVIQGATNPINTGPLTATRWYRAKLVCPGGGCPQAFSDVQEVTVRLPDLTSTCPPNRTVSTSSTYTGDCGVDFYYNAPGQPGNCSSISVTQTAGLPSGSLFPVGTTTNTFLATDGSGNTSTCSFTVTVIDNGTVELFCADSPWTISIPQTPPGLCSVEEEAILFLRAIAYSDCSTPTVSGPFPGGPYEAGDHEITWRVENANGIQASCSHIIRVRENRAPIISCPANVNMGSAAGQCGGTTVAYDLPTATDNCGIKSLVQTGGLASGSVFPFGVTTNTFVATDVSNWTASCSFNVEVTDMEDPMISCPGNITVTKQAGECGVGAVIAYNAPTATDNCQVQSLNQTAGLASGVSFPLGTTTNTFVATDAAGNSASCSFTVTVEDCNLPPIAVCQNLTVSAGSNCTDAVTEAEDFDNGSSDPDMDILSFSVSSAGPYSLGTTNVTLTVSDPRGGSNTCTATITVVDDIPPTINCPGNISLGTDAGLCTAVATWASPTASDNCDVSLAPSSSHASGDAFPIGLTTVTYNVSDAAGNAASPCSFTVTVSDDDAPAISGCPGNISLGTDAGLCTAVATWASPTASDNCDVSLAPSSSYASGDAFPIGLTTVTYDVSDAAGNAASPCSFTVTVSDAENPAISCPADITRSNDAGQCSAAVSYTAPTGTDNCPGAATAQTAGLGSGSVFPVGTTTETYTVTDAAGLTASCSFVVTVNDAEPPAAVCQDVTVSLAGASQASITIAQVDNGSSDNCATPTLSLGLTAFDCYALGQQTVTLTATDAAGNSNSCNAVVTVEDADRDGDGTSDACDLSTNVNGLAGNLSDYIENLGLPSAVERALTQRLDLIASRFCNGYSANAVVSSVNNLISYVQYQRGRYIPAGAADYLLAQLQGLIADLYAGTVDCSGGPTARSQPGLASPAAEAESCRLEIYPNPFSRQATIRFYLPRDGQASLEVFNLEGQRVRTLESARLEAGIHEQSWNGSAGDGQALAPGVYLLRLSTADAVLVKKVSLMR encoded by the coding sequence ATGAATAAAATATACCTGTTATCGATCCTGGCCGCCGGCCTGGTAAATGTTGCTTACAGCCAGTATACCACGCCCTCGGTGAGTATTTCCGCCCGCGTAGGGCAAGTGACCAGTTATGAAGGTTCGGCGACAAATCTAAATTCGTGTTGGGAACTAGGCCAGGAACAATATACCGCCTATGTTTCTTTTCAAATTAATGCCGGCGGGTTTGAATATCGAAGCGATTGCCTGACTTGCAACAGGGATGGCAATTGTACCTATGGAAACGGAAATACCGCGCAAGATTTGGCGGCGAGGCATTTAGTCAGTAATACCGTACATCCGTACGTGAATGTTTTAGGGACTCGTCTTGAAGCCTGGGAAGATGATGATTATGCCGACGACCCGTTCCTGCCGCTAAGATGTGAATATAATAATCACTCGGGGGTGAACACTGACGATTGTTATGCTGAACTGTCCGGCCTTTTTGGTTTCAGGCACCAATTCCCCAGTTCGGAAAATGTTTACAATACTTCCCCGACTTTTGGCAACAGCAACCATACCTGGAATATAGAGTACAACTGGAGATATGCCTATGACCCTTACGATAATGACCCGCTCGATATCCCATGTGACTACTATGAAAGCGTAACGGGGATCGCCGGCAATATCGACGCCTGGGTACTCAACTTGACAGCCGGGGAAACCTACGAATTTAAAGTGACTTCCGGCGCAGATCCCTTTTTGCGTATCTATAGCTCGGACGGACACACCCCAGTTGCCCAAAACGATGGCTATACAAACCTATTGCCCAGAATCGTTTACACGCCTTCGCAAAGCGGAATTTATTTTATTGAGGTGAGTGAATCCTCGAGAAGCTGGCTCACCCAGGACGCCACCTTGCTCTTTAAAGTGGTTCCGCCCGCGGTGCCGGTATTGACGGCCTCCGAAACCCTGGTATGCCGGGGAACGCCGGTTACCTTAAACCTGGCCGCCGCCACTTCCGGCGCTTACGTTAAGAAAATTCAATATTGCAATAGCGGCGGCTGCGATGAAGAGTCGGAATGGCACGATTTGGTTGCCGGCGATACTTACGTTTGGAATTCCGGAGTCTCCAACGGTCCTTTTGACTATAACTATTGGTTCAGGGGCATCCTCGAAGGGATTTGTAACGTCCCTTCTCCAATTGTTCATGTAGAACTTATGGATAGCCGCCCCACCATCGTATATGGGGAGGCGCCGATTGTTTGCCCCGGGGATAGTTATTCCATGGCTGCTGTTTATGACGGAGCCAGGTCGTGTTCTATACAATGGGAAAAATCGGATACAGGGCCTACCAGCGGCTGGAGTGTGATACAGGGCGCGACCAACCCGATAAATACCGGGCCGCTAACGGCTACCCGCTGGTACCGGGCGAAACTGGTTTGCCCGGGAGGTGGTTGCCCACAGGCGTTTTCTGACGTTCAGGAAGTAACGGTGAGGCTCCCCGACCTCACCTCCACTTGCCCCCCGAATCGAACCGTCTCCACCAGTTCAACTTATACGGGTGACTGCGGAGTCGACTTCTATTATAACGCGCCCGGGCAGCCCGGTAATTGTTCCAGTATTAGCGTTACCCAAACCGCCGGCCTGCCCAGCGGATCGCTCTTCCCCGTCGGAACCACCACCAACACCTTCCTGGCTACCGACGGCTCAGGGAATACCTCTACCTGTTCCTTTACCGTTACTGTCATCGACAATGGAACCGTAGAGCTTTTTTGCGCGGACTCGCCATGGACCATCTCGATTCCGCAGACCCCACCAGGCCTTTGTTCAGTAGAGGAGGAAGCCATTTTATTCCTGAGAGCCATAGCTTATTCCGATTGTTCTACTCCAACCGTTTCCGGCCCGTTCCCAGGTGGGCCTTATGAGGCGGGCGACCATGAAATAACCTGGCGGGTAGAGAATGCCAATGGCATACAAGCGTCCTGTTCTCATATTATAAGGGTTAGGGAGAACAGAGCCCCGATAATTAGCTGTCCGGCAAATGTGAACATGGGCAGCGCCGCCGGGCAGTGCGGAGGAACCACCGTTGCTTACGATCTGCCAACAGCCACGGACAACTGCGGCATAAAATCGCTGGTCCAAACCGGAGGACTGGCCAGTGGAAGTGTCTTCCCCTTTGGGGTGACTACTAACACCTTCGTTGCGACCGACGTAAGTAATTGGACGGCTTCATGCTCTTTTAACGTTGAGGTCACGGATATGGAAGACCCGATGATCTCCTGTCCAGGCAATATTACGGTCACCAAACAGGCCGGAGAGTGCGGCGTCGGGGCGGTCATTGCATACAACGCCCCGACAGCTACAGACAACTGCCAGGTTCAATCCCTGAATCAAACTGCCGGATTGGCCAGCGGGGTTTCCTTTCCTTTAGGTACAACCACCAATACCTTTGTTGCCACCGATGCCGCCGGCAATTCCGCTTCCTGTTCTTTTACCGTAACGGTCGAAGATTGCAACTTGCCGCCAATTGCCGTTTGCCAGAACCTGACCGTTTCCGCCGGTAGCAACTGTACAGATGCAGTAACGGAAGCCGAAGATTTCGATAATGGTTCCTCCGATCCCGATATGGATATCCTGTCCTTTAGTGTTAGCTCTGCTGGCCCCTATTCACTGGGTACGACTAATGTAACCCTGACGGTTAGCGACCCCAGGGGAGGAAGCAACACTTGTACGGCAACGATAACTGTAGTGGATGATATCCCCCCCACCATTAACTGCCCCGGCAACATCAGCCTCGGCACCGACGCCGGCCTGTGCACCGCCGTAGCCACCTGGGCTTCCCCAACGGCCAGCGACAACTGCGACGTATCCCTGGCGCCGTCAAGCAGCCATGCTTCCGGCGACGCCTTCCCCATAGGCCTGACAACGGTAACCTACAACGTGTCGGATGCGGCGGGCAACGCCGCCAGCCCCTGTTCCTTCACCGTAACGGTCAGCGACGACGACGCGCCGGCGATCAGCGGATGCCCCGGCAACATCAGCCTCGGCACCGACGCCGGCTTGTGCACCGCCGTAGCCACCTGGGCCTCCCCAACGGCCAGCGACAACTGCGACGTATCCCTGGCGCCGTCAAGCAGCTATGCTTCCGGCGACGCCTTCCCCATAGGCCTGACAACAGTAACCTATGATGTATCAGATGCGGCGGGCAACGCCGCCAGCCCCTGTTCTTTCACCGTAACGGTAAGTGATGCAGAAAACCCCGCCATCAGCTGCCCGGCAGACATTACGAGGAGCAACGACGCGGGCCAATGCAGCGCGGCAGTGTCCTACACGGCTCCAACCGGCACGGACAACTGCCCGGGCGCGGCGACGGCGCAGACGGCCGGGCTGGGCAGCGGGTCCGTTTTCCCGGTGGGTACGACTACTGAAACCTATACGGTGACGGACGCGGCGGGCCTTACCGCGAGTTGCTCTTTTGTGGTCACCGTTAATGACGCTGAACCGCCGGCGGCGGTTTGCCAGGATGTCACCGTAAGCCTCGCCGGCGCCAGCCAGGCCAGCATCACTATTGCGCAAGTTGACAACGGCAGCAGCGACAATTGCGCTACGCCCACCCTCAGCCTCGGCCTGACCGCATTCGACTGCTACGCCCTGGGGCAGCAAACCGTTACCCTGACGGCTACCGACGCGGCGGGCAACAGCAATTCCTGCAACGCCGTAGTGACGGTTGAGGATGCCGATAGAGACGGCGACGGCACAAGCGACGCCTGCGACCTGAGCACAAACGTCAACGGCCTGGCGGGCAACCTGTCGGATTATATTGAAAACCTGGGCCTCCCCTCGGCTGTAGAACGGGCGTTGACCCAGAGGCTGGATTTGATCGCTTCCAGGTTTTGCAACGGTTACAGCGCCAACGCGGTCGTCAGTTCTGTAAACAACCTGATCAGCTATGTGCAGTATCAGCGTGGCAGGTACATTCCGGCCGGCGCGGCGGATTACCTCCTCGCTCAGTTGCAGGGCCTTATCGCTGACCTTTACGCCGGCACGGTAGACTGCAGCGGCGGCCCCACGGCGCGTTCTCAGCCCGGGCTCGCCAGCCCGGCAGCAGAGGCAGAAAGCTGCCGGCTGGAGATTTACCCGAACCCGTTCAGCAGGCAGGCCACCATCCGCTTTTACCTGCCCCGGGACGGGCAGGCCAGCCTCGAGGTCTTCAACCTGGAGGGCCAGCGCGTGCGCACGCTGGAATCCGCCCGCCTGGA
- a CDS encoding response regulator: MRHHTFPISFPRTSIRRKISIRNNIDLFFRETCIKFSIFIFLAAFCPLSPLRAQNLNAAAATKEAGTPFIRNYPPGEYRADGQNWAIVQDQRGLMYFGNSDGVLEYDGVSWRLIETINKTVVRSLAVDENNRVYVGAYGEIGYLAPDTIGQLQYISLLPYLEEKYHDFSDVWQTVVTSQGVYFATQKYLFRWANQQMRVWEAPTLYLLCASVNDQIYVRQWKKGLMQMVSDSLTLAPGGEQFDKKRISQLLPYPGRNKNHLLVCTQTEGLFLYDGLSAAPFPTAFDERLKKARLYKSARLPNGGYAFSTMQDGVFIMDEKGNLLHHLNKATGLQNNTAWSLCPDRQGGLWIGMDAGISRAEISAPLTHFTGLEGVEGSIFDIIRHQGVLHIATSTGIYFLDEASGPPGSFKPVSGIPPQCWKLLSAGGSLFGGTFQGVYEVRGGQAYLANRGYVFYLCRSRQDTNRIFMGLQGGIGSLYYAEGQWRQEGLIDGIAEEIRDILETPDGKLWLTTRYQGLLRVDFPEGFTLQPTITRFDTLQGLPAGDRNVAFATREGLRFATPRGIYRFDEVKGRFIEDPGLIKGFPNGQGPIFSVAQDRRENLWLLVPEANSGMALRQADGSYAWDESPLLRISDADLNVAYPDPLHENLTWFGGNERLIQYDASVPKNNALDFSTFIRQVIVNGDSLVYGGTAGESIAIIPELAYANNSLRFSFAAPCYDDESKNEYQYFLEGYDKGWSNWSPESRKDYTNLPAGKYRFQVRAKSIYRQVGEPAVYEFSILPPFYRTWWAYALYTLLFLGVLYALRQQEVKRLNAKHLREMKLLEYDKLKELDQLKSRFFADVSHEFRTPLTLILGPLENLISGTFKGDVRQDYRLMRRSARRLLRLINQLLDLSKVEAGKMMLEASYGDVIPFIRRNFHAFESLAKHKGINQRFETEIDAARLYFDPDKLEQVLSNILSNAFKFTPEGGTVSVKIKSEGTEAAARFLQVAIADTGTGIPAEQLPHVFDRFYSPPLHSPVGGKPRTSPPASGGATGIGLALAKELVELHHGQIRIASTVGEGAQFTILLPFGKAHLRDEEIVEREPGRPLTVKETGLAPDTEEIEIAGEPLPGVAVFADTVEEGDENMVLLVEDNPDMRAFIRAQLANEYKVVEAADGQQGLEKAIELTPDLIISDVMMPVMDGLQLCDTLKNDERTSHIPIILLTAKADVESRLEGLERGADAYLAKPFNREELLVRARKLLELRRQLRKRYASLKPPAPAEDKGLQMEDAFLLKIRQLVELQISDINLDMGQLSQALGMSRSQVYRKVKALTGQSPSVFVRAIRLERAKELLQSTDMNVTEVAYEVGFSTPAYFSDAFLEAFGVRPSDLRR; the protein is encoded by the coding sequence AACAGTTGTACGCTCCCTGGCCGTAGATGAAAACAACCGGGTATATGTCGGCGCTTATGGCGAGATCGGCTATTTGGCGCCCGATACCATCGGCCAGCTACAATACATTTCCCTGCTGCCCTATCTGGAGGAAAAATACCACGATTTTTCCGACGTCTGGCAAACAGTCGTTACCAGCCAAGGCGTCTATTTCGCCACTCAAAAGTACCTGTTCCGCTGGGCCAATCAACAAATGCGCGTTTGGGAAGCCCCTACCCTTTACCTGCTCTGCGCATCAGTGAACGATCAAATTTACGTCCGGCAGTGGAAAAAGGGCTTAATGCAAATGGTGTCGGATTCGCTGACTCTGGCGCCGGGCGGCGAACAATTCGACAAAAAACGGATTTCTCAACTTTTGCCTTACCCCGGACGCAATAAGAACCACCTGCTGGTCTGCACTCAAACCGAGGGCTTATTCCTGTACGATGGCCTTTCGGCAGCGCCGTTTCCTACTGCTTTCGATGAAAGGCTTAAAAAAGCCCGGTTGTATAAAAGCGCCAGGTTGCCGAACGGCGGTTACGCATTTTCCACTATGCAGGATGGCGTTTTTATCATGGATGAAAAAGGGAACCTCCTGCATCATTTGAATAAAGCAACGGGCCTGCAGAACAACACGGCCTGGAGCCTTTGCCCGGACAGGCAGGGCGGCTTGTGGATCGGCATGGATGCCGGCATCAGCCGGGCGGAGATCAGCGCCCCTTTAACTCATTTTACCGGCCTGGAAGGCGTGGAAGGCAGCATCTTTGATATCATCCGGCATCAGGGGGTGCTGCATATCGCAACCAGCACGGGAATCTACTTTCTGGATGAAGCCTCGGGCCCTCCCGGATCATTTAAGCCGGTATCCGGCATTCCGCCCCAGTGCTGGAAACTGCTTTCGGCTGGAGGGTCTTTGTTCGGAGGCACCTTCCAGGGGGTTTATGAGGTCAGAGGGGGGCAGGCGTATCTGGCAAACCGGGGATATGTTTTTTATTTATGCCGTTCCCGGCAGGATACCAACCGGATTTTTATGGGTTTGCAGGGCGGCATCGGATCCCTTTATTATGCGGAAGGCCAGTGGCGCCAGGAAGGGTTGATTGACGGCATAGCCGAGGAAATCCGGGACATCCTGGAAACGCCGGACGGGAAGCTGTGGCTGACGACCCGCTACCAGGGGCTCCTGCGAGTGGATTTCCCGGAAGGGTTCACGCTGCAGCCAACGATTACTCGTTTTGATACGCTGCAGGGCCTGCCTGCAGGCGACAGGAATGTGGCTTTCGCAACCAGGGAGGGGCTTCGCTTCGCCACGCCCCGGGGTATTTATCGTTTTGATGAAGTAAAAGGGCGCTTTATAGAAGACCCTGGGCTCATAAAGGGCTTCCCCAATGGGCAGGGCCCCATATTTTCCGTAGCTCAGGACCGCCGGGAGAATCTCTGGCTGCTGGTCCCCGAAGCGAATTCCGGCATGGCCCTTCGACAGGCGGATGGGAGCTATGCCTGGGATGAAAGCCCCTTGTTGCGAATCAGTGACGCCGATCTCAACGTCGCTTACCCGGATCCCTTGCATGAAAATCTCACCTGGTTTGGCGGCAACGAACGGCTGATCCAATATGATGCTTCCGTCCCAAAAAACAACGCGCTGGATTTCAGTACGTTTATCCGGCAGGTGATCGTCAATGGAGATTCGTTGGTCTATGGCGGCACCGCAGGCGAAAGCATTGCAATCATCCCGGAACTGGCCTACGCCAACAACTCCCTTCGTTTCAGCTTTGCGGCCCCCTGTTATGATGATGAATCAAAAAATGAATACCAGTATTTTCTGGAAGGGTACGATAAAGGCTGGTCAAACTGGAGCCCCGAATCCCGGAAAGATTACACCAACCTGCCAGCCGGGAAATACCGCTTTCAGGTTCGGGCGAAAAGCATCTACCGGCAGGTGGGCGAGCCTGCGGTGTACGAATTTAGCATCCTCCCGCCATTTTACCGCACCTGGTGGGCGTATGCGCTCTATACCCTGCTCTTCCTGGGGGTTTTGTATGCCCTCAGGCAGCAGGAGGTGAAAAGATTAAACGCCAAACACCTCCGGGAAATGAAACTCCTCGAATACGATAAGCTCAAGGAACTGGACCAGTTGAAGTCGCGCTTCTTCGCCGACGTCTCCCACGAGTTTCGCACCCCCCTTACCCTGATCCTCGGGCCGTTGGAAAATTTGATTTCCGGCACCTTTAAAGGAGATGTCAGGCAGGATTATCGCCTGATGCGGCGCAGTGCCCGGCGCCTGCTCCGCCTGATCAACCAACTGCTGGACCTCTCCAAAGTGGAGGCCGGCAAAATGATGCTGGAAGCCAGTTATGGCGACGTTATTCCCTTCATCCGGCGCAATTTCCACGCTTTTGAATCCCTGGCTAAACACAAAGGCATCAACCAGCGCTTCGAAACGGAAATAGATGCGGCAAGGCTCTATTTTGATCCTGACAAACTGGAACAGGTGCTCTCGAATATCCTTTCCAACGCCTTCAAGTTTACGCCGGAAGGCGGGACGGTAAGCGTTAAGATAAAAAGCGAAGGCACGGAAGCTGCCGCGCGCTTTTTGCAGGTCGCCATTGCCGACACCGGAACTGGCATCCCGGCGGAGCAGTTGCCGCACGTGTTTGATCGGTTTTATAGCCCACCCCTCCACTCTCCTGTGGGAGGAAAGCCCAGGACTTCTCCCCCCGCCTCGGGAGGGGCTACCGGCATCGGCCTGGCCCTGGCCAAAGAACTGGTGGAACTGCACCACGGCCAGATCAGGATAGCCAGTACGGTAGGCGAGGGTGCCCAATTCACTATTTTACTGCCGTTTGGAAAGGCGCATCTCCGGGATGAAGAGATTGTTGAGCGGGAACCCGGCCGCCCGTTGACTGTGAAAGAAACGGGCCTGGCGCCCGATACAGAGGAAATAGAAATAGCCGGCGAGCCGCTCCCCGGGGTTGCTGTTTTTGCCGATACGGTGGAAGAGGGAGACGAAAACATGGTCCTCCTGGTTGAAGACAACCCCGACATGCGCGCCTTCATCCGTGCTCAACTGGCCAATGAGTATAAGGTCGTGGAGGCAGCCGACGGGCAGCAAGGGCTGGAAAAAGCCATCGAGCTCACCCCCGACCTCATCATTAGCGATGTTATGATGCCTGTAATGGACGGCCTGCAGTTGTGCGACACTCTCAAAAACGACGAGCGCACCAGCCACATCCCCATCATCCTGCTCACGGCCAAAGCCGACGTCGAATCCCGCCTGGAAGGCCTGGAGCGGGGCGCCGACGCCTACCTCGCCAAGCCGTTCAACCGGGAGGAGTTGCTCGTCCGGGCGCGCAAGCTGCTCGAATTGCGGCGGCAGCTCAGAAAACGGTATGCTTCTCTAAAGCCTCCCGCCCCGGCGGAAGACAAAGGTTTGCAGATGGAAGATGCCTTCCTGCTAAAGATCCGCCAGCTCGTGGAGTTGCAAATTTCTGATATAAACCTGGATATGGGACAGCTTTCCCAGGCCCTGGGCATGAGCCGCAGCCAGGTTTACCGCAAGGTCAAAGCCCTGACCGGCCAGTCTCCTTCCGTTTTCGTACGCGCCATTCGCCTCGAACGGGCCAAAGAGCTGCTGCAATCCACCGATATGAATGTAACCGAGGTGGCCTACGAAGTGGGCTTCTCCACGCCTGCCTATTTTTCCGACGCTTTTCTGGAAGCATTCGGTGTCCGCCCCAGTGACCTTCGCCGGTGA